A single window of Eucalyptus grandis isolate ANBG69807.140 chromosome 1, ASM1654582v1, whole genome shotgun sequence DNA harbors:
- the LOC120286922 gene encoding reticulon-like protein B18: protein SDRGITDLILWRDVAKSTLWFGVGSLCFLSSCFAQGISFSIFSAICQLGLLLLGLSFFSNSICQRNNIEKRRDIQLKEDDILRVARLILPAANLAISKRRELFSGEPSMTLKVAPFLLLGAEYGHLITLRRLCAIGFFVSFTAPKLYLRYSARISQK from the exons TCGGACAGGGGGATTACTGATTTGATATTGTGGAGAGATGTCGCGAAATCGACACTCTGGTTTGGTGTAGGGTCTCTCTGCTTCTTGTCTTCTTGCTTTGCTCAAGGAATCAGCTTCAG CATTTTCTCTGCAATTTGCCAACTGGGGCTTCTCTTGTTGGGGTTATCTTTCTTCTCCAATTCCATCTGTCAAAG GAATAATATTGAGAAGAGGCGTGACATCCAGTTAAAAGAAGATGACATCTTGAGAGTGGCTAGATTGATACTTCCTGCTGCTAATCTCGCAATTTCAAAGAGGCGAGAGCTTTTCTCGGGAGAGCCATCCATGACCCTAAAA GTAGCTCCGTTTCTCCTTCTTGGAGCTGAATATGGCCATCTCATCACGCTTCGGAGGCTATGCGCAATTG GGTTCTTTGTCAGCTTCACCGCCCCGAAACTATACTTGCGCTATTCAGCTCGGATAAGCCAAAAG
- the LOC104444814 gene encoding zeatin O-xylosyltransferase, producing MEDVSGSVTVIMVPLPAQGHLNQLLELAHLVACYGIPVHYVGSASHNRQARFRSHVPPSSAASDIRFHDLPTPPIPSPAPSLSSPYKFPSQLQPAFDATSSLRGPVASLIRSLSSGSRRVVVVHDSLMASVVQDAASVPNAEIYEFNPISAFTLCWFTWESIGMAPPPEVEVDIAELIASKGLPSLLDSSTDEFLKFYASQNECKKFHSGCIYNTCRVVEGRFVDLYASATANGTATKHWAIGPFNPVKVPEKRSRRSAHGCMEWLDKQAPSSVMYVSFGTTTVLSDEQIREIAMGLEYSGQKFIWVLREADKADIFGGGGEARIIQLPQGFEEMVAARDLGVVVRDWAPQLEILGHPATGGFLSHCGWNSCMESISMGVPILAWPMHSDQPRNAVLITRVLKIGLIVKDWMSQDDLVKSSTIEGAVKALMVSEEGEEARKRAAELGAVVRGSMDEGGVSRAELDSFIAHICR from the coding sequence ATGGAAGACGTCTCAGGATCGGTGACGGTGATCATGGTGCCTCTTCCGGCGCAAGGCCACCTCAACCAGCTCCTCGAGCTCGCTCACCTCGTCGCCTGCTACGGCATCCCCGTCCACTATGTTGGCTCCGCCTCCCACAACCGCCAGGCCAGGTTCCGCTCCCACGTCCCACCCTCATCCGCGGCCAGCGACATCCGCTTCCACGACTTACCAACCCCGCCCATCCCCTCCCCCGCCCCCAGCCTTAGTTCCCCTTACAAGTTCCCCTCCCAACTCCAGCCGGCGTTCGATGCCACTTCGTCACTTCGAGGCCCCGTTGCCTCCCTCATCCGCTCCCTGTCCTCGGGGTCGAGGCGGGTCGTAGTGGTCCACGACTCACTGATGGCTTCTGTGGTCCAGGACGCTGCCTCGGTCCCCAACGCTGAGATTTACGAATTCAACCCTATTTCCGCGTTCACGCTCTGTTGGTTCACGTGGGAGAGCATAGGGATGGCACCCCCGCCGGAGGTGGAGGTCGACATCGCGGAGCTCATCGCCTCCAAGGGCTTGCCGTCCCTCCTCGACTCCTCCACCGACGAGTTCCTGAAGTTCTACGCGTCACAGAACGAGTGCAAGAAATTCCACTCGGGGTGCATCTACAACACATGCAGGGTCGTCGAAGGCCGTTTCGTAGACTTATATGCCAGCGCAACAGCAAACGGCACCGCAACCAAGCACTGGGCAATCGGGCCGTTCAACCCGGTCAAAGTACCCGAAAAGAGGTCGAGAAGATCGGCTCACGGGTGCATGGAGTGGCTCGACAAGCAAGCGCCAAGCTCTGTGATGTATGTGTCGTTCGGCACCACGACGGTGCTGAGCGACGAGCAGATCCGCGAGATCGCCATGGGGTTGGAATATAGTGGGCAGAAGTTCATCTGGGTATTAAGGGAAGCTGATAAGGCGGACATTttcggcggaggaggagaggcgAGGATAATCCAACTGCCCCAGGGGTTCGAAGAGATGGTGGCGGCTCGAGATTTAGGGGTGGTGGTGAGGGACTGGGCACCGCAGCTCGAGATCTTGGGGCACCCGGCGACCGGCGGGTTCTTGAGccactgcgggtggaactctTGTATGGAGAGCATCAGCATGGGAGTGCCGATCCTCGCATGGCCTATGCATTCGGATCAGCCCCGGAATGCGGTCTTGATCACACGAGTCCTCAAGATTGGACTTATCGTCAAGGATTGGATGAGCCAAGACGACCTCGTGAAGTCGTCCACCATCGAAGGCGCCGTGAAGGCGCTCATGGTGTCAGAGGAAGGGGAGGAGGCGAGGAAGAGGGCGGCTGAGTTAGGGGCGGTTGTCCGGGGGTCAATGGATGAGGGCGGAGTTTCCCGGGCCGAGTTGGACTCTTTCATCGCTCACATCTGTAGATAG